The following are encoded in a window of bacterium SCSIO 12643 genomic DNA:
- a CDS encoding adenylate kinase, whose amino-acid sequence MINLVLFGPPGAGKGTQAVSLVEKYNLYHLSTGDVFRYNIGQKTELGMLAKSYMDKGDLVPDEVTIKMLKSEVEKQPGAAGFIFDGFPRTVAQAEALDAYLSENDMKIDHVLALEVPDEELVKRLLNRGKTSGRADDQNEEIVWNRIKEYNDKTAPLKNFYADQSKLRSIDGVGGLEEIFDRLVVAVG is encoded by the coding sequence ATGATTAATTTAGTATTATTCGGCCCTCCTGGAGCTGGAAAAGGAACACAAGCGGTAAGCTTGGTTGAAAAATATAACTTGTATCATTTATCTACAGGCGATGTGTTTCGCTACAATATTGGCCAAAAGACTGAGCTGGGAATGTTGGCTAAAAGCTATATGGATAAAGGAGATTTAGTTCCGGATGAGGTGACCATAAAAATGCTGAAATCAGAAGTAGAAAAACAACCTGGTGCTGCTGGATTTATTTTTGATGGATTTCCTAGAACTGTAGCGCAAGCAGAGGCTTTAGATGCTTATTTGTCTGAAAATGATATGAAAATTGATCATGTTTTAGCATTGGAAGTTCCGGATGAAGAGTTGGTAAAACGTCTATTGAATAGAGGAAAAACCAGTGGTAGAGCAGACGATCAAAACGAGGAGATCGTTTGGAACAGAATTAAAGAGTACAACGATAAAACAGCGCCTTTAAAAAACTTCTATGCAGATCAAAGTAAATTAAGATCTATTGACGGAGTTGGCGGATTAGAGGAAATCTTTGATAGATTGGTTGTTGCTGTAGGATAA